In Chitinophaga nivalis, a single genomic region encodes these proteins:
- a CDS encoding DUF5682 family protein, with product MSVHILGIRHHGPGSARNVKAFLEALQPDIVLVEGPPEADAILQWADHEDLQPPVAILAYQPDSPQQACFYPFAAFSPEWQAIQYARRQNIHVRFMDLPLAHVFAREQAEKAAAEAAASQATPDAADDTSLTATPMCSAGQEVPEVAVADEEAFTLPLRRDPISHLAAAAGYDDGERWWEHMFEYRQQPDQVFEAVHDAMQALREELPGNNDPREALREAWMRKVIRQAEKEMFQRIAVICGAWHAPALSHMPKAKEDNDLLKGLPKVKVECTWIPWTYNRLSYESGYGAGIPSPGWYEHHWHHPADDGTRWMARVARLFREQQQDISVAHVMEAVRLANALASLRHYSRPGLEELNEATLSVLCNGEALLMKLIREELIVSNCIGSVPLSVPKPPLQADIEKLQKKLRLPQTAGFKDYILDLRKDTDLERSIFLHRLQLLEIQWGKRFEISGKGTFKEQWRLQWDPALTVDIIEKGNQGNTVEEAAAKFVISRAAATDTLREVCSMLSSALPADLPVVADVLIHRINNLAAAAGDVLQLMEVIPALVNISRYGNVRKTDAALVTGIAESMISRICISLPAACTAVAEEAAQSLLDLFYAMNDAISLLQQSAQTHTWQDTLQAIARNRQSAPVIAGYATRLLFDYKVCTGEELVKTFSVAMSVASPPAEAAAWLEGFLKGSGTLLLLDEELWGMVYQWVFRLENDIFIQVLPLLRRTFSNFTAPERKKLGDKVKTGGTGNSPSALVSTSGPDAIRGAQGIPVVMQLLGY from the coding sequence ATGTCTGTACATATATTAGGCATCCGGCACCACGGACCCGGATCTGCCAGGAATGTGAAAGCATTTCTGGAAGCACTCCAGCCAGACATCGTACTGGTAGAAGGCCCACCGGAAGCCGATGCCATCCTGCAATGGGCGGATCATGAAGACCTGCAGCCACCGGTAGCCATACTGGCTTATCAGCCAGATAGCCCGCAACAGGCCTGCTTCTATCCGTTCGCCGCCTTTTCACCGGAGTGGCAGGCGATACAATATGCCCGCCGGCAAAATATTCACGTCCGTTTCATGGACCTCCCCCTCGCGCATGTTTTTGCCCGGGAACAGGCAGAGAAAGCAGCCGCGGAGGCAGCCGCCAGCCAGGCAACACCGGATGCCGCTGACGATACCTCCCTAACGGCAACGCCTATGTGCTCCGCCGGCCAGGAAGTACCGGAAGTAGCTGTCGCCGACGAGGAAGCATTCACGCTCCCGCTGCGCCGCGATCCGATTTCACACCTCGCCGCCGCCGCCGGCTACGACGACGGTGAAAGATGGTGGGAACACATGTTTGAATACCGCCAGCAACCCGATCAGGTATTTGAAGCGGTACATGATGCCATGCAGGCCCTCCGGGAAGAACTGCCCGGCAACAATGATCCCCGCGAAGCCTTACGGGAAGCCTGGATGCGGAAAGTCATCCGGCAGGCGGAAAAAGAAATGTTCCAGCGTATAGCCGTGATATGCGGCGCCTGGCATGCCCCTGCCCTTTCCCACATGCCTAAAGCCAAAGAAGATAATGACCTGCTCAAAGGTCTGCCTAAAGTGAAAGTGGAATGTACCTGGATACCCTGGACGTATAACCGTTTAAGTTATGAAAGCGGTTATGGCGCCGGCATCCCCTCTCCCGGCTGGTACGAACACCACTGGCATCACCCGGCAGACGACGGCACCCGCTGGATGGCCCGCGTAGCCAGACTTTTCCGGGAGCAGCAACAGGATATTTCCGTGGCCCATGTCATGGAAGCCGTACGGCTGGCCAATGCACTGGCCTCCCTGCGCCACTATTCCCGGCCGGGACTGGAAGAGCTGAACGAGGCTACCCTCAGTGTACTCTGCAACGGGGAAGCCTTGCTGATGAAACTGATCCGGGAGGAACTGATTGTCAGCAACTGTATCGGCAGCGTACCGCTATCGGTACCCAAACCACCCCTCCAGGCAGACATCGAAAAGCTACAGAAAAAACTACGGCTGCCGCAAACAGCCGGCTTCAAAGACTATATCCTGGATCTGCGGAAAGACACTGATCTGGAGAGAAGTATTTTCCTGCACCGCCTGCAGCTGCTGGAAATTCAATGGGGTAAACGTTTTGAAATATCCGGCAAAGGTACCTTCAAGGAACAATGGCGTTTGCAATGGGACCCGGCACTGACCGTAGATATTATTGAAAAAGGGAACCAGGGGAATACCGTGGAGGAAGCAGCGGCGAAATTTGTGATCAGCCGGGCTGCGGCCACCGATACCCTCCGGGAAGTTTGTAGTATGCTGTCTTCCGCACTGCCGGCAGATCTGCCAGTCGTAGCGGATGTATTGATACACCGGATCAACAACCTGGCGGCGGCGGCCGGAGATGTGTTGCAGCTGATGGAAGTCATTCCTGCCCTTGTCAATATCAGCCGTTATGGCAACGTGCGGAAGACCGACGCGGCCCTGGTAACCGGCATTGCAGAAAGTATGATCAGCCGCATCTGTATCAGCTTACCGGCTGCCTGCACAGCAGTGGCAGAAGAAGCCGCGCAATCGCTGCTGGACCTCTTCTACGCCATGAATGATGCCATCAGCCTGTTGCAGCAATCCGCACAAACGCACACCTGGCAGGATACCTTGCAAGCCATTGCCCGCAACCGGCAATCGGCGCCGGTGATCGCCGGCTATGCCACCCGGCTGCTGTTCGACTATAAGGTATGTACCGGCGAAGAGCTGGTGAAAACCTTTAGTGTAGCCATGTCCGTGGCCAGTCCGCCTGCAGAAGCGGCCGCCTGGCTGGAAGGTTTCCTGAAAGGCAGCGGCACCCTGCTGCTCCTGGATGAAGAACTCTGGGGAATGGTATATCAGTGGGTATTCCGGCTTGAAAATGATATTTTCATACAGGTATTGCCGTTATTACGCCG